One Glandiceps talaboti chromosome 2, keGlaTala1.1, whole genome shotgun sequence genomic region harbors:
- the LOC144448209 gene encoding arginase, hepatic-like: MALSKTFSSFIKLNSKIFHQQPIQRTLFQDVGIIGLPFCKGQPKPGVINGPNVIRKGGLIDKIQHPQRNIKDYGDLVFDQINDPPFMGKVKNPRYVGTANRKISEAVSEVIRDQRMCINLGGDHAVAIGTIHGVAKALSNISVLWIDAHVDINTPLTSLSGNIHGQPLSFLIHELREYVPEMPCFEWIDTCISAKDIAYIGVRDIDAGERFIIEKLGIKCYSTHDIDQIGLDEVLRRAMDAINPKRDRPFHVSFDIDSLDPSIAPSTGTPVNGGLTFREGMYIAEEVGATGLLASFDMVEVNPELGSHDEQERTVQAAVDILAAATGRRRRGNIAMSYNLPVAKC, encoded by the exons ATGGCGCTCAGCAAGACGTTCAGTTCTTTTATCAAACTTAATTCGAAAATTTTCCATCAACAACCGATACAAAGAACCCTTTTTCAAGATGTTGGGATAATTGGTCTCCCATTCTGCAAAGGACAG CCCAAACCAGGAGTCATCAATGGACCTAATGTAATTCGAAAAGGTGGACTGattgacaaaatacaacaccCAC AGAGGAACATCAAAGACTATGGAGATTTAGTGTTTGATCAAATCAATGATCCGCCATTTATGGGCAAAGTGAAAAACCCTAGATACGTTGGAACAGCTAACAGAAAG ATTTCTGAGGCAGTATCTGAAGTCATCCGAGATCAGAGAATGTGTATCAATTTGGGTGGGGACCATGCCGTTGCCATAGGGACAATACATGGCGTTGCTAAAGCACTATCTAACATAAGTGTGTTATGGATTGATGCTCATGTCGATATCAATACACCATTGACGTCACTATCTGGTAATATCCACGGACAACCATTGTCATTTCTCATCCACGAACTTCGAGAGTACGTTCCCGAAATGCCTTGCTTCGAATGGATTGACACCTGTATTTCAGCTAAGGACATTGCTTACATAGGAGTGAGAGACATAGATGCTGGCGAAAG ATTCATCATAGAAAAATTGGGAATTAAGTGTTACTCCACCCATGACATCGATCAAATTGGCCTAGATGAAGTACTGAGGAGAGCCATGGATGCAATCAACCCAAA ACGTGACCGTCCATTCCACGTCAGTTTTGATATCGATTCCTTGGACCCAAGTATTGCACCAAGTACCGGTACTCCTG TCAATGGTGGTCTGACATTTCGAGAAGGCATGTATATAGCTGAAGAAGTAGGTGCTACAG gtTTGCTTGCCAGTTTTGACATGGTGGAAGTAAACCCTGAACTTGGAAGTCACGATGAACAAGAGCGTACGGTGCAAGCCGCTGTAGATATTTTGGCAGCTGCAACGGGGAGGAGAAGACGGGGCAACATAGCAATGTCGTACAACCTTCCTGTGGCAAAGTGTTAA